One genomic segment of Coffea arabica cultivar ET-39 chromosome 6e, Coffea Arabica ET-39 HiFi, whole genome shotgun sequence includes these proteins:
- the LOC113695850 gene encoding dihydropyrimidinase-like isoform X1 has product MGFVNLLTMAKRFSGIIAILLLLRLTTAAASHEFCDAGMGYNVVGCGGSDSSSRRILIKGGTVVNAHHQEVADVYIDDGIIADVKPNIKKSHLQVGDEVAVIDATGKFVMPGGIDPHTHLEMEFMGTDSTETIDDFFSGQAAALAGGTTMHIDFVMPVNGSLSLGFKAYVEKAKKSCMDYGFHMTITKWDDTVAREMEIMVKEKGINSFKFFLAYKGIVMINDELLLEGLKKCKSLGALAMVHAENGDAVFEGQKRMIELGITGPEGHALSRPPLLEAEATARAIRLAGFINTPLYIVHVMSIDAMEEIAKARKLGQRVVGEPVVSGLVLNDSGLWDPDFNIAAKFVMSPPIRAPGHGRALQAAVSMGVLQGFHVVPENTGKSAFGKLVGTDHCTFNSTQKAFGIDDFRKIPNGVNGIEERMHLVWDTMVASGKISVTDYVRITSTECARIFNIYPKKGAILPGSDADIIILNPNSSFQISSNSHHSRSDTNVYEGWIGKGKVEITIVGGRIVWENNELKVNLGSGKYIKMPPFNYLFDGIEKADVSYISSLRAPVNRFKAMQ; this is encoded by the exons ATGGGTTTTGTTAATCTTCTCACCATGGCGAAGAGATTCTCTGGAATCATCGCTATTCTCTTGTTGCTGAGGCTGACAACAGCCGCTGCTTCTCATGAG TTTTGTGATGCTGGGATGGGTTACAATGTTGTTGGATGTGGAGGATCTGACTCCTCTTCACGAAGGATATTGATTAAGGGAGGGACAGTTGTAAATGCTCACCATCAAGAGGTTGCTGATGTTTATATAGACGATGGGATTATTGCTGATGTGAAACCTAACATCAAG AAATCCCATCTTCAGGTCGGTGATGAAGTTGCAGTAATTGATGCCACTGGAAAGTTTGTCATGCCAG GGGGAATTGATCCTCACACTCACCTGGAAATGGAATTTATGGGTACTGATTCTACTGAAACAATTGATGACTTCTTCAGCGGCCAAGCTGCTGCACTAGCTGGTGGAACAACTATGCACATTGATTTTGTCATGCCTGTGAATGGGAGTCTATCTTTAGGGTTCAAAGCATATGTAGAAAAAGCAAAGAAGTCTTGCATGGACTATGGTTTCCATATGACAATAACTAAATGGGATGATACTGTTGCAAGAGAAATGGAAATTATGGTCAAAGAGAAAG GTATCAactccttcaagtttttcctaGCATACAAGGGTATTGTCATGATTAATGATGAGCTTCTGTTGGAGGGACTTAAAAAATGCAAGTCCCTTGGTGCTTTGGCCATGGTTCATGCAGAAAATGGAGATGCTGTGTTTGAAGGCCAGAAAAGAATGATTGAACTTGGTATTACTGGTCCAGAGGGACATGCACTTTCTAGGCCCCCTTTG CTAGAAGCAGAGGCCACTGCTCGGGCTATTCGTTTGGCTGGTTTTATTAACACACCTTTGTACATAGTACATGTCATGAGCATTGATGCAATGGAAGAAATAGCTAAAGCTCGGAAATTAG GTCAGCGAGTTGTTGGCGAACCAGTGGTGTCAGGTCTAGTTCTAAATGATTCTGGCCTTTGGGACCCAGACTTCAACATTGCAGCAAA GTTTGTCATGAGCCCACCTATTCGAGCACCAGGGCATGGAAGGGCTCTTCAGGCAGCGGTTTCAATGGGTGTCCTACAG GGATTCCACGTGGTGCCAGAGAACACCGGCAAATCAGCATTTGGAAAG CTAGTTGGTACCGACCACTGTACCTTCAACTCAACACAGAAAGCTTTTGGAATAGATGATTTCAGAAAAATCCCAAATGGTGTCAATG gCATTGAGGAGAGAATGCATCTGGTTTGGGATACAATGGTG GCCTCAGGGAAAATATCTGTCACTGATTATGTACGGATAACAAGCACTGAATG TGCTAGGATATTCAATATCTATCCAAAGAAGGGAGCAATACTTCCTGGATCAGATGCAGACATAATCATATTAAATCCCAATTCAAGTTTTCAGATAAGCTCAAATTCTCACCATTCAAGATCAGATACAAATGTCTATGAGGGATGGATCGGGAAG GGAAAAGTTGAGATAACTATTGTTGGTGGAAGGATTGTTTGGGAAAATAATGAACTAAAGGTTAATCTTGGTTCGGGCAAATACATAAAAATGCCAcctttcaattatctttttgaTGGAATTGAGAAAGCAGATGTGAGTTACATCTCTTCCCTAAGAGCACCAGTGAATCGATTTAAAGCCATGCAATGA
- the LOC113695850 gene encoding dihydropyrimidinase-like isoform X2 produces the protein MGFVNLLTMAKRFSGIIAILLLLRLTTAAASHEFCDAGMGYNVVGCGGSDSSSRRILIKGGTVVNAHHQEVADVYIDDGIIADVKPNIKVGDEVAVIDATGKFVMPGGIDPHTHLEMEFMGTDSTETIDDFFSGQAAALAGGTTMHIDFVMPVNGSLSLGFKAYVEKAKKSCMDYGFHMTITKWDDTVAREMEIMVKEKGINSFKFFLAYKGIVMINDELLLEGLKKCKSLGALAMVHAENGDAVFEGQKRMIELGITGPEGHALSRPPLLEAEATARAIRLAGFINTPLYIVHVMSIDAMEEIAKARKLGQRVVGEPVVSGLVLNDSGLWDPDFNIAAKFVMSPPIRAPGHGRALQAAVSMGVLQGFHVVPENTGKSAFGKLVGTDHCTFNSTQKAFGIDDFRKIPNGVNGIEERMHLVWDTMVASGKISVTDYVRITSTECARIFNIYPKKGAILPGSDADIIILNPNSSFQISSNSHHSRSDTNVYEGWIGKGKVEITIVGGRIVWENNELKVNLGSGKYIKMPPFNYLFDGIEKADVSYISSLRAPVNRFKAMQ, from the exons ATGGGTTTTGTTAATCTTCTCACCATGGCGAAGAGATTCTCTGGAATCATCGCTATTCTCTTGTTGCTGAGGCTGACAACAGCCGCTGCTTCTCATGAG TTTTGTGATGCTGGGATGGGTTACAATGTTGTTGGATGTGGAGGATCTGACTCCTCTTCACGAAGGATATTGATTAAGGGAGGGACAGTTGTAAATGCTCACCATCAAGAGGTTGCTGATGTTTATATAGACGATGGGATTATTGCTGATGTGAAACCTAACATCAAG GTCGGTGATGAAGTTGCAGTAATTGATGCCACTGGAAAGTTTGTCATGCCAG GGGGAATTGATCCTCACACTCACCTGGAAATGGAATTTATGGGTACTGATTCTACTGAAACAATTGATGACTTCTTCAGCGGCCAAGCTGCTGCACTAGCTGGTGGAACAACTATGCACATTGATTTTGTCATGCCTGTGAATGGGAGTCTATCTTTAGGGTTCAAAGCATATGTAGAAAAAGCAAAGAAGTCTTGCATGGACTATGGTTTCCATATGACAATAACTAAATGGGATGATACTGTTGCAAGAGAAATGGAAATTATGGTCAAAGAGAAAG GTATCAactccttcaagtttttcctaGCATACAAGGGTATTGTCATGATTAATGATGAGCTTCTGTTGGAGGGACTTAAAAAATGCAAGTCCCTTGGTGCTTTGGCCATGGTTCATGCAGAAAATGGAGATGCTGTGTTTGAAGGCCAGAAAAGAATGATTGAACTTGGTATTACTGGTCCAGAGGGACATGCACTTTCTAGGCCCCCTTTG CTAGAAGCAGAGGCCACTGCTCGGGCTATTCGTTTGGCTGGTTTTATTAACACACCTTTGTACATAGTACATGTCATGAGCATTGATGCAATGGAAGAAATAGCTAAAGCTCGGAAATTAG GTCAGCGAGTTGTTGGCGAACCAGTGGTGTCAGGTCTAGTTCTAAATGATTCTGGCCTTTGGGACCCAGACTTCAACATTGCAGCAAA GTTTGTCATGAGCCCACCTATTCGAGCACCAGGGCATGGAAGGGCTCTTCAGGCAGCGGTTTCAATGGGTGTCCTACAG GGATTCCACGTGGTGCCAGAGAACACCGGCAAATCAGCATTTGGAAAG CTAGTTGGTACCGACCACTGTACCTTCAACTCAACACAGAAAGCTTTTGGAATAGATGATTTCAGAAAAATCCCAAATGGTGTCAATG gCATTGAGGAGAGAATGCATCTGGTTTGGGATACAATGGTG GCCTCAGGGAAAATATCTGTCACTGATTATGTACGGATAACAAGCACTGAATG TGCTAGGATATTCAATATCTATCCAAAGAAGGGAGCAATACTTCCTGGATCAGATGCAGACATAATCATATTAAATCCCAATTCAAGTTTTCAGATAAGCTCAAATTCTCACCATTCAAGATCAGATACAAATGTCTATGAGGGATGGATCGGGAAG GGAAAAGTTGAGATAACTATTGTTGGTGGAAGGATTGTTTGGGAAAATAATGAACTAAAGGTTAATCTTGGTTCGGGCAAATACATAAAAATGCCAcctttcaattatctttttgaTGGAATTGAGAAAGCAGATGTGAGTTACATCTCTTCCCTAAGAGCACCAGTGAATCGATTTAAAGCCATGCAATGA
- the LOC113695850 gene encoding dihydropyrimidinase-like isoform X3, producing the protein MGFVNLLTMAKRFSGIIAILLLLRLTTAAASHEFCDAGMGYNVVGCGGSDSSSRRILIKGGTVVNAHHQEVADVYIDDGIIADVKPNIKVGDEVAVIDATGKFVMPGGIDPHTHLEMEFMGTDSTETIDDFFSGQAAALAGGTTMHIDFVMPVNGSLSLGFKAYVEKAKKSCMDYGFHMTITKWDDTVAREMEIMVKEKGINSFKFFLAYKGIVMINDELLLEGLKKCKSLGALAMVHAENGDAVFEGQKRMIELGITGPEGHALSRPPLLEAEATARAIRLAGFINTPLYIVHVMSIDAMEEIAKARKLGQRVVGEPVVSGLVLNDSGLWDPDFNIAAKFVMSPPIRAPGHGRALQAAVSMGVLQLVGTDHCTFNSTQKAFGIDDFRKIPNGVNGIEERMHLVWDTMVASGKISVTDYVRITSTECARIFNIYPKKGAILPGSDADIIILNPNSSFQISSNSHHSRSDTNVYEGWIGKGKVEITIVGGRIVWENNELKVNLGSGKYIKMPPFNYLFDGIEKADVSYISSLRAPVNRFKAMQ; encoded by the exons ATGGGTTTTGTTAATCTTCTCACCATGGCGAAGAGATTCTCTGGAATCATCGCTATTCTCTTGTTGCTGAGGCTGACAACAGCCGCTGCTTCTCATGAG TTTTGTGATGCTGGGATGGGTTACAATGTTGTTGGATGTGGAGGATCTGACTCCTCTTCACGAAGGATATTGATTAAGGGAGGGACAGTTGTAAATGCTCACCATCAAGAGGTTGCTGATGTTTATATAGACGATGGGATTATTGCTGATGTGAAACCTAACATCAAG GTCGGTGATGAAGTTGCAGTAATTGATGCCACTGGAAAGTTTGTCATGCCAG GGGGAATTGATCCTCACACTCACCTGGAAATGGAATTTATGGGTACTGATTCTACTGAAACAATTGATGACTTCTTCAGCGGCCAAGCTGCTGCACTAGCTGGTGGAACAACTATGCACATTGATTTTGTCATGCCTGTGAATGGGAGTCTATCTTTAGGGTTCAAAGCATATGTAGAAAAAGCAAAGAAGTCTTGCATGGACTATGGTTTCCATATGACAATAACTAAATGGGATGATACTGTTGCAAGAGAAATGGAAATTATGGTCAAAGAGAAAG GTATCAactccttcaagtttttcctaGCATACAAGGGTATTGTCATGATTAATGATGAGCTTCTGTTGGAGGGACTTAAAAAATGCAAGTCCCTTGGTGCTTTGGCCATGGTTCATGCAGAAAATGGAGATGCTGTGTTTGAAGGCCAGAAAAGAATGATTGAACTTGGTATTACTGGTCCAGAGGGACATGCACTTTCTAGGCCCCCTTTG CTAGAAGCAGAGGCCACTGCTCGGGCTATTCGTTTGGCTGGTTTTATTAACACACCTTTGTACATAGTACATGTCATGAGCATTGATGCAATGGAAGAAATAGCTAAAGCTCGGAAATTAG GTCAGCGAGTTGTTGGCGAACCAGTGGTGTCAGGTCTAGTTCTAAATGATTCTGGCCTTTGGGACCCAGACTTCAACATTGCAGCAAA GTTTGTCATGAGCCCACCTATTCGAGCACCAGGGCATGGAAGGGCTCTTCAGGCAGCGGTTTCAATGGGTGTCCTACAG CTAGTTGGTACCGACCACTGTACCTTCAACTCAACACAGAAAGCTTTTGGAATAGATGATTTCAGAAAAATCCCAAATGGTGTCAATG gCATTGAGGAGAGAATGCATCTGGTTTGGGATACAATGGTG GCCTCAGGGAAAATATCTGTCACTGATTATGTACGGATAACAAGCACTGAATG TGCTAGGATATTCAATATCTATCCAAAGAAGGGAGCAATACTTCCTGGATCAGATGCAGACATAATCATATTAAATCCCAATTCAAGTTTTCAGATAAGCTCAAATTCTCACCATTCAAGATCAGATACAAATGTCTATGAGGGATGGATCGGGAAG GGAAAAGTTGAGATAACTATTGTTGGTGGAAGGATTGTTTGGGAAAATAATGAACTAAAGGTTAATCTTGGTTCGGGCAAATACATAAAAATGCCAcctttcaattatctttttgaTGGAATTGAGAAAGCAGATGTGAGTTACATCTCTTCCCTAAGAGCACCAGTGAATCGATTTAAAGCCATGCAATGA